Proteins encoded by one window of Ictidomys tridecemlineatus isolate mIctTri1 chromosome 7, mIctTri1.hap1, whole genome shotgun sequence:
- the Ptma gene encoding prothymosin alpha isoform X2 — translation MDALQDLKEKKEVVEEAENGRDAPANGNANEENGEQEADNEVDEEEEEGGEEEEEEEEGDGEEEDGDEDEEAEAATGKRAAEDDEDDDVDTKKQKTDEDD, via the exons ATGGATGCGCTGCAG GACttaaaggagaagaaggaagttgTGGAGGAGGCAGAGAATGGAAGAGACGCCCCTGCTAATGGGAATGCT AATGAGGAAAatggggagcaggaggctgacaATGAGGtagatgaagaagaggaagagggtggtgaggaagaggaggaggaggaggaaggtgatG GTGAGGAAGAGGATGGAGATGaagatgaggaggctgaggcagctacGGGCAAACGGGCAGCTGAAGATGACGAG GATGATGATGTTGATACCAAGAAGCAGAAGACCGATGAGGATGACTAG
- the Ptma gene encoding prothymosin alpha isoform X1, producing MSDAAVDTSSEITTKDLKEKKEVVEEAENGRDAPANGNANEENGEQEADNEVDEEEEEGGEEEEEEEEGDGEEEDGDEDEEAEAATGKRAAEDDEDDDVDTKKQKTDEDD from the exons ATGTCAGACGCGGCCGTGGACACTAGCTCTGAAATCACCACCAAG GACttaaaggagaagaaggaagttgTGGAGGAGGCAGAGAATGGAAGAGACGCCCCTGCTAATGGGAATGCT AATGAGGAAAatggggagcaggaggctgacaATGAGGtagatgaagaagaggaagagggtggtgaggaagaggaggaggaggaggaaggtgatG GTGAGGAAGAGGATGGAGATGaagatgaggaggctgaggcagctacGGGCAAACGGGCAGCTGAAGATGACGAG GATGATGATGTTGATACCAAGAAGCAGAAGACCGATGAGGATGACTAG